The sequence GTCCCTGGCGCACTTCACCACTTGAGCGAAACAAACCTACGGTGCCTCCTTCGCGGGCTTCACCGATCACTTTCCAGGCACCAGCCTCTAACTCTGCCTTCATCAACTGAATCCACTTATAGGGTGGAATGATCTTGGCTTCATCTTTTGAACCAACCTCCGACAAAACCGTAACCTGCGTAGCCAGTGTTCGAATATACTCGCATTTTTCATCCTGGGGCATCTCAATAGAACCGTCTGAAACCTCAGCGTATTCCATGCTATACTTATCCAGAAGCTTTCGGTAGTCGTCGAACTTATTCCGGACAATGAAGGCTTCAAAGAGGGTTCCGCCAAAATAGACGGGCACCCCCGCTTCCCGATAAATGTCGAGTTTTTCTTTAAGATTGGGGGTCACAAAAGAGGTTGCCCAGCCCAGTTTGATGATGTCTGCGTAGCCAGCGGAGGTAGACAAAAAGTCCTCAACTTCGCGCAGGCTTAATCCCTTATCCATTACCATCGTCAGTCCGCTTTGGCGCGGCTTAGCGGTACGATCGGGAATCTGCGTAAGCGTATAATTCATTCCGAATGATCTAATAGGCATGTTTAAAATCGCCCAAAAGTAGTATAAGTCCTGATAACCTCCCAAGAAAGTCCATAAATAGTAGCGTCTGTTGCGACTATAGCTTAGTTTCGTACTATTTTTGTTGGATATGGACAATTTGACAAACCCCCGCCTTGATTTCTTTCGCTCACAGATTGGCAACGACATGAGTGGCAGCATTTCTCCTTTCGGTCGCTGGCTTAAAGGAACAATCCGGGCTGCCGACTATGGCCGGTTAGTTGTTGAGTATACGATTCGTGAAGAATTGACGAATCCGGCTGGGGTATTGCATGGTGGGGCTGCTGCTGGCATTCTCGACGATCTTGTTGGCGCTACCGTCTTTACCCTTGGTCGCGAATACGCTTATACATCCGTAAACCTGAACATCGATTTTCTTCACGCAGCCCGGTTGGGCGAGTCCATTACAGCCATTGCAGAGGTTATTCGTGAAGGTAAAAACATCATTCACGGTGAAGGTCGAATTGTGGCAGCGGATGGCAAAATTATTGCCAAATGTGCTACTAATCTTATTCAGACGTCGATGAAACTGCCTATATAGAATGCAGCGGCAAGCTCATGATTATGGTAATACCTCAAGTCTACTGGGCGAATGGTTAACAAACATCGTTTTGTTTCATTGGCGGATACCTGACACTTTTTATAAATCCTGTATTTTTACTGGCACGAATGAGTGGCTACGTATTGCGTTTCAATAAAGAATACGTTACTTTTGCACCTCATTTCCAATTTCATACACAAACATGTACGCAATCGTAGAGATCGCAGGGCAGCAATTCAAGATCCAGAAGGGTCGCTCCATCTATACCCACCGGTTAGAGGGCGATGTGGACGCTGCACTTGCCTCCGACAAGGTGAAAATTCTCCTTGTTGACAACGAGGGGAGCATCTCCATTGGTGCCCCGACTGTCGCTGGAGCGACAGTATCGGCCAAAATCGTCGAACACCTGAAA comes from Spirosoma aureum and encodes:
- the rplU gene encoding 50S ribosomal protein L21, yielding MYAIVEIAGQQFKIQKGRSIYTHRLEGDVDAALASDKVKILLVDNEGSISIGAPTVAGATVSAKIVEHLKGEKVIVFKKKRRKGYKKKNGHRQYLTKVLIEDITI
- a CDS encoding PaaI family thioesterase; translated protein: MDNLTNPRLDFFRSQIGNDMSGSISPFGRWLKGTIRAADYGRLVVEYTIREELTNPAGVLHGGAAAGILDDLVGATVFTLGREYAYTSVNLNIDFLHAARLGESITAIAEVIREGKNIIHGEGRIVAADGKIIAKCATNLIQTSMKLPI
- a CDS encoding phosphosulfolactate synthase; translation: MNYTLTQIPDRTAKPRQSGLTMVMDKGLSLREVEDFLSTSAGYADIIKLGWATSFVTPNLKEKLDIYREAGVPVYFGGTLFEAFIVRNKFDDYRKLLDKYSMEYAEVSDGSIEMPQDEKCEYIRTLATQVTVLSEVGSKDEAKIIPPYKWIQLMKAELEAGAWKVIGEAREGGTVGLFRSSGEVRQGLVEEILTQVPFESILWEAPQKEQQVWFVKLLGANVNLGNIAPHEVIPLETIRLGLRGDTFTQFLDK